The bacterium region AAAGGCAAGGGAAAAGTGAACAAATGTGTAGTTCGCGTAAAGGACGGGATTTCAAACGCGTGGCCCAGCTGAACTGAACCGATGTGCGTGATTTTTCGGGAATCGGATGGGGATGGGGATTGTGGAAGGATGGTGAGAGGGAGGAGGGGTGCCTCCCCGGGGGGGTAATAGTTCATTCGGCAGGAAACGAGTACTCAAAAAAAAACCCACTTGCGTGGGCGATCAAACGAGATTTAGGAGATCAGATCTTCTTGAGGATGTCGTGGGGACCAACACGACGCATGATGAGAGTTCCTTCTTCGCGCGAGAACGTCATTCGATACCCGTCGGTCACACGGGCTTCCCAGACGTTTGACCTGCCCTTCATCTTGTGCACCCGGAGGGAAGGATGCTCGATATCGCTCGCCAATTTCAAAATGGCCTTTTTCACACGATCTTTCAAATTGGGTGGCAGGTCTTCATAATCGCGGAGGAAACTCTTCGTAAAAGAGATTTCCACCTGCTCAGTCTCCTTTGTGTTTCTTCCGTGATGCTACAGATCTATCGAGAGCGCGTAAGGCCTGTTTGGGAGTCTTGTATGGCCCGGTGAGGCGGCCGTGCTTAATATCCTCATCCGCTTCGGCTTCCCGCCGTTTCCATTCTTCTTCGGACCAGGCGGACGTCAATCGCATTGGACGGACCAGAATGGTGCCAGCTTCGACCTTCACGGATTTCGTCTCAACAACGGTCGAAAACGCCAGGTACTCACCTTCCGAAACTCCCAGAACGTTACAGACATCCTGCGGCAGGGTGATTTGATTCTTGGAACGGATGCGGGCGGTGGCTGTTGACGACTTGTTGGTCATTGACATAAAAGAACCTAAATCAGTGACAGAAAAAAAACGGACAAAGGAATCCTTTGTGAGAATCGAGTCAGTTGGAAAATCCAACTTTCTGAATATACGAAAATCTTACGCGATTGTCAAGGGCTGTTATCTAAGTAGTTGTGATTATTTTTGTTCGGTCCATGGGGGGTAATGGGACGGAGCCGGTTGCCTAATCGAGGTTCAATCCTTTCCATAACTAGGCAACACGCTCCCGCGTGTTGCATCCCTGATCCCGAGATTCGTCAACACGTCGGATAGGAATCGTTCCCAACACGCCGGAGCGTGTTGGCTAGTGGCGCTTCCTTAAGACTGTCTCGTCGTTGTCGGTCTCCAGACCGGCAATGGCGGAGTTCTGGGTCGGCTGCGAGCAGCCGACACCGCAGAAAAGAAGTCGGGCGGAAGGAGTATTTCATCCTTCCGCCCGTCTGATGTCGGAGTGCTGTAAGGCACTATGCCTTACGAACCAGCACCCAAGTTGCTGCGTGACCCCCACCCTGCCCGTGTGAGCATGGGGGAAATTTCTCGCCTTTCGAGAGAGGAATAGTGTTCGATGGATGTTCCGAGCACTTGTATACACCGCTCTCTTGGCATGTTTCACCGGTCCTTGGCATGATTCAATCCTCCCATAATGATGAATAGGCGCGAGCAGCAACTGAAGCTGAGCAAGACCTTATCTCGCGCTAACATGAAATGGACAATTCGGCGGCGGCGGCCGCTTGCGCCCGGCCCCGCGAAATCTTTCGCGGTCACAAGAGCGTCCACAATGAATCATAGCCCTACAACTCAGGCGAGAAAAGGAACGAGGGCGGAAGGATTTTCCTTCCGCCCGTTTTCTATTCATCCGATGCAACGGGACAGAGCCCATTGCCTAATCGAGGTGCAATCTCCGAAACACAATCTCCTTGATTAGCCAGCAGGCTCCGCCCGCCTCGAAGAGAAAAAGAAAAAGCGGCCTTGATGCAAGGTCACCTATCCATTTCCGGTAGGATTGTGGCTTGGCGGAAATGTCTTTTGATGGCCAATATTGTTAACCGCTTGGATCGGGAAACGGATCAGTACTTCTTGACCCGCCAGAACTGCTCTTTCCCGTCTTTCTTAGCACCCATTTCGTTGCATGGCCGCCATCTCTTGAACATGGGGGAAACTTCTCACCTACGGCCACAGGAATTTCATTCTGTGGATGTTTCTCGCAGTAGTAGATTCCACTCTTATCACAGCGTTCACCGGTTGTATTCATGAAGCAACTCCTTCGGGCAAGAGTGTGGTTGTACAATAAGAATCGGATCGCCGATCACTAATATTCCGCGATAAGAAGATTGCTATTCGCGTACTCACACGCCCCAGTCAAATCTGGGAACAAAGACAAATGGTTTATGTTCATTCTATTGAGCGCCCTAAGCGCAAGTTCACGTTCAGAATCAGGAATCAGAATTTTAAACAATCGTGTTTTCTTGTCATCCTTAAAGTACGTAGATACCCAATTCTGTATGTCTACGCCGTCA contains the following coding sequences:
- a CDS encoding type II toxin-antitoxin system RelE/ParE family toxin, giving the protein MEISFTKSFLRDYEDLPPNLKDRVKKAILKLASDIEHPSLRVHKMKGRSNVWEARVTDGYRMTFSREEGTLIMRRVGPHDILKKI